One Symphalangus syndactylus isolate Jambi chromosome 10, NHGRI_mSymSyn1-v2.1_pri, whole genome shotgun sequence genomic region harbors:
- the LOC134731511 gene encoding uncharacterized protein: MPDLLKISPGYSSGSWARLAGPDRRVARVTHGEKNTRPPACEASQIAGLPGHLLPPGLRLPTSLWAYRARCRHVSLARAAMRHPPRSILASGASGKGLQSRPTHPAPLAPRWPSSLRPHSRPSAVWARNPPLGAQAAQLGPAPPRRAAHDLRREESGALRTQRDRRPSADSGGWGTETDVSTSPSRETLLRLLSIPRPPIKNSIHVDQMEREKSVPAD; the protein is encoded by the exons ATGCCGGACCTCCTGAAAATCTCACCTGGGTACAGCTCAGGATCCTGGGCTCGGCTCGCTGGCCCTGACAGGCGAGTGGCCAGGGTGACACACGGTGAGAAGAACACACGCCCGCCTGCCTGCGAAGCCTCGCAAATAGCTGGGCTCCCTGGGCACCTTCTGCCGCCAGGTCTCCGCCTCCCAACCTCCCTCTGGGCGTACCGAGCCCGTTGTCGCCACGTTTCCCTCGCCCGGGCGGCAATGCGGCACCCACCCCGCAGCATCCTCGCTTCCGGGGCCTCGGGCAAGGGTCTCCAGTCTCGGCCCACCCACCCTGCCCCCCTCGCGCCGCGCTGGCCCTCCAGCCTGAGACCACATTCAAGGCCGAGCGCAGTCTGGGCTAGAAACCCGCCGCTCGGGGCGCAGGCAGCCCAGCTGGGCCCCGCCCCACCCCGACGAGCTGCTCACGACCTCCGAAGGGAAGAAAGCGGCGCTCTAAGAACCCAGAGAGACCGCCGGCCAAGCGCCGACTCGGGGGGCTGGGGAACGGAAACCGACGTCTCCACTTCGCCCTCCCGGGAAACCCTTCTCCGCTTACTCTCCATTCCGCGACCGCCAATAAAGAACAGCATACATG TTGACCAGATGGAGAGGGAGAAGTCTGTTCCCGCTGACTGA